In a genomic window of Passer domesticus isolate bPasDom1 chromosome 3, bPasDom1.hap1, whole genome shotgun sequence:
- the LRFN2 gene encoding leucine-rich repeat and fibronectin type-III domain-containing protein 2 isoform X3, with protein MEKLLCGILVFGMAVTVNACPKYCVCQNLSESLGTLCPSKGLLFVPLDIDRRTVELRLGGNFIINISRQDFANMSGLVDLTLSRNTISYIQPYSFTDLESLRSLHLDSNRLPEIEEDTLRGLINLQHLILNNNQLSSISDEAFEDFLLTLEDLDLSYNNLRSIPWESIRKMINLHQLSLDHNLIDYITEGTFADLQKLARLDLTSNRLQKLPPDPIFARSQVIPLVVTPFSPPLSLSFGGNPLHCNCELLWLRRLDRDDDMETCASPPSLKGRYFWYVREEEFVCEPPLITQHTHKLLVLEGQTATLKCKAIGDPTPIIHWVAPDDRLIGNSSRTAVYDNGTLDIHITTSKDYGTFTCIAANAAGESTATIELSIVQLPHLSNGTGKAAPPKSRLSDITSSTKSNRGETKGPPERAVLVSDVTTTSALVKWTVSKSAPRVKMYQLQYNCSDDEVLIYRWRVPIY; from the exons ATGGAAAAATTGCTCTGCGGCATCCTGGTGTTTGGAATGGCTGTCACAGTCAACGCTTGTCCCAAATATTGTGTCTGTCAGAACCTGTCTGAGTCACTGGGGACTTTGTGTCCCTCCAAGGGTCTCCTTTTTGTACCACTGGACATAGATCGAAGGACTGTTGAACTCCGTCTTGGGGGCAACTTTATTATCAATATCAGCCGACAAGATTTTGCCAATATGTCTGGACTTGTTGACCTTACTTTGTCCAGAAACACCATTAGTTACATACAGCCCTACTCTTTCACCGACTTGGAGAGTCTTCGGTCTTTACATCTGGACAGCAACAGGTTGCCTGAGATTGAGGAGGATACTTTAAGAGGTTTAATTAACCTTCAGCATTTGATTTTAAACAACAACCAGCTAAGCAGCATTTCTGATGAAGCCTTTGAGGATTTTTTACTGACATTGGAAGACTTGGACCTTTCCTACAACAACCTCCGAAGCATTCCCTGGGAATCTATAAGAAAGATGATAAACTTGCATCAGCTCAGTTTAGACCACAACCTAATAGATTATATAACAGAGGGGACATTTGCAGATCTTCAGAAATTGGCCAGATTGGATCTAACATCCAACAGACTTCAGAAGCTCCCTCCTGACCCTATATTTGCCAGATCACAAGTAATTCCTTTGGTTGTTACCCCATTTTCACCACCTCTGTCCCTCAGCTTTGGAGGAAATCCACTGCATTGCAACTGTGAGCTACTGTGGTTAAGGCGGCTTGATAGAGACGATGATATGGAAACCTGTGCTTCTCCTCCAAGTCTAAAGGGAAGGTACTTCTGGTACGTACGGGAAGAGGAATTTGTTTGTGAGCCTCCTCTTATTACACAACATACTCACAAGCTGCTGGTCTTGGAAGGGCAAACTGCCACGCTGAAGTGCAAAGCCATTGGGGATCCCACTCCCATCATTCACTGGGTGGCCCCTGATGATCGTCTCATCGGAAACTCCTCGAGGACAGCTGTCTATGACAATGGCACCTTAGATATACACATCACCACCTCCAAGGACTACGGAACTTTCACATGCATAGCAGCCAATGCTGCAGGAGAGTCCACTGCAACAATTGAACTCTCAATTGTTCAGCTCCCCCATCTCAGCAACGGCACAGGCAAAGCAGCTCCACCGAAATCCAGGCTCTCAGACATCACCAGCTCCACCAAGTCCAATCGTGGCGAAACAAAAGGTCCACCAGAAAGGGCTGTCCTGGTGTCAGATGTGACCACTACCTCAGCTTTGGTCAAATGGACAGTGAGCAAGTCAGCCCCTCGGGTAAAAATGTATCAGCTGCAGTATAACTGCTCGGATGATGAAGTCCTGATCTACAG GTGGAGAGTGccaatttattaa
- the LRFN2 gene encoding leucine-rich repeat and fibronectin type-III domain-containing protein 2 isoform X2, with protein MEKLLCGILVFGMAVTVNACPKYCVCQNLSESLGTLCPSKGLLFVPLDIDRRTVELRLGGNFIINISRQDFANMSGLVDLTLSRNTISYIQPYSFTDLESLRSLHLDSNRLPEIEEDTLRGLINLQHLILNNNQLSSISDEAFEDFLLTLEDLDLSYNNLRSIPWESIRKMINLHQLSLDHNLIDYITEGTFADLQKLARLDLTSNRLQKLPPDPIFARSQVIPLVVTPFSPPLSLSFGGNPLHCNCELLWLRRLDRDDDMETCASPPSLKGRYFWYVREEEFVCEPPLITQHTHKLLVLEGQTATLKCKAIGDPTPIIHWVAPDDRLIGNSSRTAVYDNGTLDIHITTSKDYGTFTCIAANAAGESTATIELSIVQLPHLSNGTGKAAPPKSRLSDITSSTKSNRGETKGPPERAVLVSDVTTTSALVKWTVSKSAPRVKMYQLQYNCSDDEVLIYRIPPSWITPPAHFSKAS; from the coding sequence ATGGAAAAATTGCTCTGCGGCATCCTGGTGTTTGGAATGGCTGTCACAGTCAACGCTTGTCCCAAATATTGTGTCTGTCAGAACCTGTCTGAGTCACTGGGGACTTTGTGTCCCTCCAAGGGTCTCCTTTTTGTACCACTGGACATAGATCGAAGGACTGTTGAACTCCGTCTTGGGGGCAACTTTATTATCAATATCAGCCGACAAGATTTTGCCAATATGTCTGGACTTGTTGACCTTACTTTGTCCAGAAACACCATTAGTTACATACAGCCCTACTCTTTCACCGACTTGGAGAGTCTTCGGTCTTTACATCTGGACAGCAACAGGTTGCCTGAGATTGAGGAGGATACTTTAAGAGGTTTAATTAACCTTCAGCATTTGATTTTAAACAACAACCAGCTAAGCAGCATTTCTGATGAAGCCTTTGAGGATTTTTTACTGACATTGGAAGACTTGGACCTTTCCTACAACAACCTCCGAAGCATTCCCTGGGAATCTATAAGAAAGATGATAAACTTGCATCAGCTCAGTTTAGACCACAACCTAATAGATTATATAACAGAGGGGACATTTGCAGATCTTCAGAAATTGGCCAGATTGGATCTAACATCCAACAGACTTCAGAAGCTCCCTCCTGACCCTATATTTGCCAGATCACAAGTAATTCCTTTGGTTGTTACCCCATTTTCACCACCTCTGTCCCTCAGCTTTGGAGGAAATCCACTGCATTGCAACTGTGAGCTACTGTGGTTAAGGCGGCTTGATAGAGACGATGATATGGAAACCTGTGCTTCTCCTCCAAGTCTAAAGGGAAGGTACTTCTGGTACGTACGGGAAGAGGAATTTGTTTGTGAGCCTCCTCTTATTACACAACATACTCACAAGCTGCTGGTCTTGGAAGGGCAAACTGCCACGCTGAAGTGCAAAGCCATTGGGGATCCCACTCCCATCATTCACTGGGTGGCCCCTGATGATCGTCTCATCGGAAACTCCTCGAGGACAGCTGTCTATGACAATGGCACCTTAGATATACACATCACCACCTCCAAGGACTACGGAACTTTCACATGCATAGCAGCCAATGCTGCAGGAGAGTCCACTGCAACAATTGAACTCTCAATTGTTCAGCTCCCCCATCTCAGCAACGGCACAGGCAAAGCAGCTCCACCGAAATCCAGGCTCTCAGACATCACCAGCTCCACCAAGTCCAATCGTGGCGAAACAAAAGGTCCACCAGAAAGGGCTGTCCTGGTGTCAGATGTGACCACTACCTCAGCTTTGGTCAAATGGACAGTGAGCAAGTCAGCCCCTCGGGTAAAAATGTATCAGCTGCAGTATAACTGCTCGGATGATGAAGTCCTGATCTACAG